The following coding sequences lie in one Myxococcus xanthus genomic window:
- a CDS encoding Hsp70 family protein — translation MPRNRRRALLEVPLPQPASTPALPEVVLGIDLGTSHARVAIVQDGTPKLIPLPGTNTTDLPALIAVNGTGDLVVGAAAQTEGQRAPRRAISGLKRLLGLKPRSPQLRWLAPLLPFPVTTDTNGDSAVEVRGRVISPTLFTAMLLRELKHAAATHLGRKATRAVICAPTHFTDRQCAALREAATLAGLDAQRILIAPAAAALAYAHGRGLARKRVLVVDLGGGGLQVCVVQVTGDDLEVITTGGDATLGGMDFDARIAEAIASDLSEQGVPKPDHPLDWAPLRTAAESTKVALSSREQVDVTLPSGTVPPINRERVEALTADLAQRVTTVVRDVLESNALSPQGLDAVLLVGGQSAAPLVRRRLEESLGVSVRDDVDARGSVALGAALLGQGLLLAKAGKPAATVSEVLSSPLAVAERGGTLRRVLERNTRLPATKTLVLPTVPGPLELALFQGAATQASDAEYLGRLTLNVERAGEVELHLALSVDGALSLEATLPGVKRHAVSLATEHLDDAAFDALIARSPLIPEPERRPGGVLSGLKKLFGRR, via the coding sequence GTGCCACGCAACCGCCGCCGTGCCCTGCTCGAAGTCCCCCTTCCCCAGCCGGCCTCGACGCCCGCGCTCCCCGAGGTGGTGCTGGGCATCGACCTGGGCACCTCCCATGCGCGCGTCGCCATAGTCCAGGACGGGACACCCAAGCTCATTCCCCTCCCCGGCACCAACACCACGGACCTCCCCGCGCTCATCGCGGTGAATGGCACCGGAGACCTCGTCGTCGGCGCCGCGGCCCAGACAGAAGGCCAACGCGCTCCCCGCCGTGCCATCTCCGGCCTCAAGCGGCTGCTGGGCCTGAAGCCGCGTTCTCCACAGCTCCGCTGGCTCGCCCCGCTGCTCCCCTTCCCCGTCACCACGGACACGAATGGGGACTCCGCCGTGGAGGTCCGTGGCCGCGTCATCTCGCCCACCCTCTTCACGGCCATGCTGCTTCGCGAGCTGAAGCATGCCGCCGCGACGCACCTGGGCCGCAAGGCGACCCGCGCCGTCATCTGTGCCCCCACGCACTTCACCGACCGCCAGTGCGCGGCCCTTCGCGAAGCCGCCACGCTCGCGGGGCTCGATGCCCAGCGCATCCTCATCGCCCCCGCGGCGGCGGCGCTCGCGTATGCGCATGGCCGAGGGCTCGCGCGAAAGCGGGTGCTCGTCGTGGACCTGGGCGGCGGCGGTCTCCAAGTCTGCGTGGTGCAAGTCACAGGTGACGACCTCGAGGTCATCACCACCGGGGGCGACGCCACCCTCGGCGGCATGGACTTCGATGCACGCATCGCCGAGGCCATCGCCAGCGACCTATCCGAACAAGGCGTGCCCAAGCCGGACCATCCCCTCGACTGGGCCCCCCTGCGCACCGCCGCCGAGTCCACGAAAGTGGCCCTCTCCAGCCGGGAGCAGGTGGACGTCACCCTTCCCTCGGGCACCGTGCCCCCCATCAACCGGGAGCGCGTGGAAGCCCTCACCGCCGACCTCGCCCAGCGCGTCACCACCGTGGTCCGCGACGTGCTCGAATCCAATGCGCTCTCCCCCCAGGGGCTGGACGCGGTGCTCCTCGTCGGCGGGCAGAGTGCCGCGCCCCTGGTCCGCCGCCGGCTCGAAGAGAGCCTGGGCGTGAGCGTGCGTGACGACGTGGACGCGCGAGGCAGCGTGGCCCTGGGCGCCGCGCTGCTCGGACAGGGACTCCTCCTCGCCAAGGCCGGCAAGCCTGCGGCCACTGTCTCCGAGGTGCTCTCCTCACCGCTCGCGGTTGCCGAGCGCGGTGGCACCCTGCGCCGCGTCCTCGAACGGAACACCCGCCTGCCCGCCACCAAGACGCTGGTGCTTCCCACTGTACCGGGTCCACTCGAGCTGGCCCTCTTCCAGGGAGCCGCCACACAGGCATCCGACGCCGAGTACCTCGGCCGGCTCACCCTCAACGTGGAGCGCGCGGGTGAGGTGGAACTGCACCTCGCGCTCTCCGTTGATGGGGCCCTTTCGCTCGAAGCCACCCTGCCCGGCGTGAAGCGGCACGCGGTGTCACTGGCCACGGAGCACCTGGACGACGCGGCCTTCGATGCGCTCATCGCCCGTTCGCCGCTCATCCCCGAGCCGGAGCGGCGCCCGGGTGGCGTGCTGTCCGGTCTGAAGAAGCTCTTCGGCCGCCGCTGA
- a CDS encoding twin-arginine translocase TatA/TatE family subunit, with amino-acid sequence MACLPPPFAALCSIMLGLGLGEIIVLGFILLVVFSAARMGQLGNAVGKFVYSFRKASRGEDLVDAKPLPPGRRSTTDAEFTEPEQPRRR; translated from the coding sequence ATGGCTTGCCTCCCCCCGCCCTTTGCTGCACTGTGCTCCATCATGCTGGGCCTCGGCCTCGGAGAAATCATCGTCCTCGGCTTCATCCTGTTGGTGGTCTTCTCGGCCGCCCGCATGGGTCAGCTCGGCAATGCCGTGGGCAAGTTCGTGTACTCGTTCCGCAAGGCGTCGCGCGGCGAGGACCTGGTGGATGCGAAGCCGCTGCCTCCGGGCCGCCGCAGCACCACGGACGCCGAGTTCACGGAGCCCGAGCAGCCGCGCCGCCGCTAG
- a CDS encoding glutamate--cysteine ligase, translating into MSLDLKRAASEPISSVDMLLAGFRAAEKPRGAHRLGLEHEKFLYPVGAAEPPTYDGERGVGALLNRVASAGYTPFRETPESPVIALQRGGATISLEPGGQVELSGSPFVTAREAHAENLTHLSEVSAAAKELGLRLVFLGYRPFGTTEQMPWMPKTRYLIMRRTLPERGRLALNMMLMTSTGQVSLDWADEADCVRKTVVVARLAPLMNALYANSPIVEGKPSGYLSFRNRVWDEVDPTRCGYLPAFFDGSFSYRAYVEWALDAPLLFLRRNNEYLYPKLTFRQLMKEGFEGKPPDLNDWTDHLSTLFPEVRLKTVIEVRGADCVNPAMTGALAALWRGILYDATALDEAERLLPKLTYAEHLAFHDTARREGLGGRLGSQELHRLAAEMLAISRRGLMRLDAQDAPLLDALDAVAASGRSPAVAVLEAWEKNPRPEALLDGFGL; encoded by the coding sequence ATGTCACTCGACCTCAAGCGCGCGGCCTCAGAGCCCATCTCCTCCGTCGACATGCTGTTGGCTGGATTCCGAGCCGCCGAGAAGCCCCGCGGTGCGCACCGTCTGGGGCTCGAGCATGAGAAGTTCCTCTACCCGGTGGGCGCCGCGGAGCCTCCGACCTATGACGGTGAGCGGGGCGTCGGCGCGCTGCTGAACCGGGTGGCCTCGGCGGGCTACACGCCGTTCCGGGAGACACCGGAGTCGCCTGTCATCGCGCTGCAGCGCGGCGGAGCCACCATCTCCCTGGAGCCCGGCGGCCAGGTGGAGCTGTCCGGAAGCCCCTTCGTCACCGCGCGCGAGGCGCATGCGGAGAACCTGACGCACCTGTCGGAGGTGTCCGCCGCCGCAAAGGAGCTGGGTTTGCGGCTCGTCTTCCTGGGCTACCGCCCGTTTGGCACGACGGAGCAGATGCCGTGGATGCCGAAGACGCGCTACCTCATCATGCGTCGCACGCTGCCGGAGCGCGGCCGGCTGGCGCTGAACATGATGTTGATGACGTCCACCGGCCAGGTGTCCCTGGACTGGGCGGACGAGGCGGACTGTGTCCGCAAGACGGTGGTGGTGGCGCGGCTCGCCCCGCTGATGAATGCGTTGTACGCCAACAGCCCCATCGTGGAGGGCAAACCGTCGGGTTACCTGTCTTTCCGCAACCGCGTTTGGGACGAGGTGGACCCCACGCGATGTGGTTACCTGCCCGCGTTCTTCGACGGCTCGTTCTCGTATCGCGCCTATGTGGAGTGGGCGCTGGACGCGCCGCTGCTCTTCCTGCGGCGCAACAACGAGTACCTGTACCCGAAGCTGACCTTCCGGCAGTTGATGAAGGAGGGCTTCGAGGGCAAACCGCCCGACCTGAACGACTGGACCGACCACCTGTCCACGCTCTTCCCCGAGGTGCGGCTGAAGACGGTGATCGAGGTGCGCGGCGCGGACTGTGTGAACCCCGCGATGACGGGAGCGCTCGCCGCCCTCTGGCGCGGCATCCTGTACGATGCCACCGCGCTGGATGAGGCCGAGCGCCTGTTGCCGAAGCTGACCTACGCCGAGCACCTGGCCTTCCATGACACGGCGCGGCGCGAGGGGCTCGGCGGTCGGCTGGGTTCGCAGGAACTGCACCGCCTGGCGGCGGAGATGCTGGCCATCTCCCGTCGGGGCCTGATGCGGCTGGATGCGCAGGATGCGCCCCTGTTGGACGCGCTGGACGCGGTGGCCGCGTCGGGGCGCTCGCCCGCGGTGGCGGTGCTCGAGGCGTGGGAGAAGAATCCCCGCCCCGAGGCGCTGCTGGACGGCTTCGGCCTGTGA
- a CDS encoding EI24 domain-containing protein: MSPHSTLPTISPQPRLSDFFQGMGLLGRAFSLILRDRRLFLLSALCAAVTAAALVGLVWLLWRYAPGALESVWTRPESWYGQAAWTTVLVLSGLVLWVVGANVLPPLLLAPLQDPLSELTEEACGGGPGTSFTVAGFVRGLVTGIAHTLARLFFLLAGLAVLLPLHLIPGVGSVLWTLLASLYTMTWMAGEYLAAPMTRHLYPFAEVRRMLRERRALCLGLGAGIYVLLWVPILNAFFLPVAIVAGTLLYGGLREARLLAPPPGESTTAALK, from the coding sequence ATGAGCCCACATTCCACCCTCCCCACCATCTCCCCCCAGCCCCGCCTGTCCGATTTCTTCCAGGGGATGGGGCTCCTCGGCCGGGCCTTCTCCCTCATCCTGCGCGACCGCCGGCTGTTCCTGCTGTCCGCCCTCTGTGCCGCCGTCACCGCCGCCGCCCTCGTGGGGCTCGTCTGGCTGCTGTGGCGCTACGCCCCCGGTGCCCTGGAATCCGTCTGGACCCGCCCGGAGAGCTGGTACGGCCAGGCCGCTTGGACCACGGTGCTGGTGTTGTCCGGCCTGGTGCTCTGGGTCGTGGGCGCCAACGTGCTGCCGCCCCTGTTGCTGGCCCCGCTCCAGGATCCACTGTCCGAGCTGACCGAAGAGGCCTGTGGCGGCGGCCCGGGAACCTCTTTCACCGTGGCGGGTTTCGTCCGGGGGCTCGTCACCGGCATCGCCCATACGCTCGCGCGGCTGTTCTTCCTCCTCGCGGGCCTGGCTGTGCTCCTGCCCCTCCACCTGATACCGGGGGTGGGCAGCGTGCTGTGGACGCTCCTCGCCAGCCTGTACACCATGACGTGGATGGCGGGCGAGTACCTGGCCGCTCCCATGACGCGTCACCTGTATCCCTTCGCCGAGGTGCGCCGGATGCTGCGCGAGCGCCGGGCGCTCTGCCTGGGCCTGGGCGCGGGCATCTACGTGCTGCTCTGGGTCCCCATCCTCAACGCCTTCTTCCTCCCGGTGGCCATCGTCGCCGGCACCCTGCTTTATGGCGGGCTGCGCGAGGCCCGGCTGCTGGCGCCCCCTCCTGGGGAGTCCACTACCGCTGCGTTGAAATAA
- a CDS encoding MXAN_5808 family serine peptidase, protein MNQMPRFLRRITAVAVLLGAWALVGSDRAPLPLTMGAAEAGQGSWDGSLPAVKGEKAPHDLNSLRVLTKVILYVKENYVDPKRVKPKEMMIASLEYVEKSVPDVLVDGNAETGKLNVNVNGKQREFDIAHVDSLWKMSFALKDVFDFLSKNMRPIEDTRDVEYAAVNGMLSTLDPHSVLLRPELYREMKLSTKGEFGGLGFVIQMREGNLTVVKVIPKTPAHRSGIQKDDRIKKIGEESTVNMDLNEAVSKLRGPVDSRITITVERDGWDKPRIMTLSRAMISIESVQHKMLSNNVGYIRLKNFQGNTTRDLEAALTQLRKQADAKGGFKGLVLDMRGNPGGLLEQAIQVSDTFLSSGTIVATVGLSDKLREEKRARATDGEDSYPIAVLVNAGSASASEIVAGALKNLDRATIIGRQTFGKGSVQVLYDFPDDSALKLTIAKYLTPGDVSIQEVGIVPDIQLVPTRATDERVDVFAPRRSMGEADLDQHFGNPDSSTVAKKREDVLDREKPLESLKYLKVDEKQAQATAKKEESKAAPKTAANAKKHGDKDPLLDVDVAGMGEDLDDQLDAEAQEEIKEDFEVQFARDFVLRAPATTRKEQLKQGKAFIDQKRAEEESRINAAIAALGVDWSAGPTPKNVQMAVSLTPGPDAKILAGEVMEMALTAENRGTEPLKRVRAWTESDNAFLDRREFLFGALAPGEKKTWKVKVRLPKDLTSRRDDVTVRFFDDHGALPETRVAELNFVELPRPAFAFNWQVIDDCATCNGDGTVQRGETVSVLLDVTNAGTGTALDSFTQIKNGGDANIFIEKGRFKLGELKPGETKTARFQLEVKKGFKGNTFPLKLAIIDEPLEEFVMEKLELPVTDAAIATMEPKKGFVRVGDKVDLYGAPAQGARAVAKLSGTTVLPAEAVTKGYYRVELEKDRFAFVRSQDAKELKTGKATAPKVTLVTNHRPPDIRLDVDPAAGGLVANGDKFTLSGVVTDPHGLLDVYVLVNDQKVYFKGVDPKGSEPNTLKFSTEFALKEGNNNVLVVAREDNDFASRRTLVIRRRPAEVAQKMASPTGSPSSKPQPQ, encoded by the coding sequence ATGAACCAAATGCCGCGTTTCCTCCGCCGAATCACAGCCGTTGCCGTGCTCCTCGGCGCCTGGGCCCTGGTGGGCAGTGACCGGGCTCCCTTGCCGCTGACCATGGGTGCAGCCGAGGCCGGGCAAGGCTCGTGGGACGGCAGTCTTCCTGCCGTCAAAGGCGAGAAGGCCCCGCACGACCTCAACAGCCTGCGCGTCCTGACGAAGGTCATCCTCTACGTGAAGGAGAACTACGTCGACCCCAAGCGGGTGAAGCCGAAGGAGATGATGATCGCCTCGCTGGAGTACGTCGAGAAGAGCGTTCCCGACGTGCTCGTGGACGGCAACGCGGAGACGGGCAAGCTCAACGTCAACGTGAACGGCAAGCAGCGCGAGTTCGACATCGCCCACGTGGACTCGCTGTGGAAGATGTCCTTCGCGCTCAAGGACGTCTTCGACTTCCTGTCGAAGAACATGCGGCCCATCGAGGACACGCGCGACGTGGAGTACGCGGCCGTCAACGGCATGCTGTCCACGTTGGATCCGCACTCGGTGCTTCTGCGCCCGGAGCTGTACCGGGAGATGAAGCTGTCCACCAAGGGTGAGTTCGGCGGCCTGGGCTTCGTCATCCAGATGCGCGAAGGCAACCTCACCGTGGTCAAGGTGATCCCGAAGACGCCCGCGCACCGCTCCGGCATCCAGAAGGACGACCGCATCAAGAAGATTGGCGAGGAGTCCACCGTCAACATGGACCTCAACGAGGCCGTGTCGAAGCTGCGCGGCCCGGTGGACAGCCGCATCACGATTACCGTGGAGCGCGACGGCTGGGACAAGCCCCGCATCATGACGCTCTCGCGCGCCATGATTTCCATCGAGAGCGTGCAGCACAAGATGCTCTCCAACAACGTGGGCTACATCCGCCTGAAAAACTTCCAGGGCAACACCACCCGTGACCTCGAGGCGGCGCTGACGCAGCTGCGCAAGCAGGCGGACGCGAAGGGCGGCTTCAAGGGCCTGGTGCTCGACATGCGCGGCAACCCGGGCGGCCTCTTGGAGCAGGCCATCCAAGTGTCCGACACGTTCCTGTCCAGCGGCACCATCGTCGCGACGGTGGGCCTGTCCGACAAGCTGCGCGAGGAGAAGCGCGCGCGCGCCACGGATGGCGAGGACAGCTACCCCATCGCCGTGCTGGTGAACGCCGGCAGCGCCTCCGCGTCCGAAATCGTCGCCGGCGCGCTGAAGAACCTCGACCGCGCGACCATCATCGGCCGTCAGACGTTCGGCAAGGGCAGCGTGCAGGTGCTGTACGACTTCCCGGATGACAGCGCGCTGAAGCTGACCATCGCCAAGTACCTGACCCCGGGCGACGTCTCCATCCAGGAGGTCGGTATCGTCCCGGACATCCAACTGGTCCCCACCCGCGCCACCGATGAGCGCGTGGACGTGTTCGCGCCGCGCCGCTCCATGGGCGAGGCCGACCTGGACCAGCACTTCGGCAACCCGGACTCCAGCACCGTCGCCAAGAAGCGCGAGGACGTGCTCGACCGCGAGAAGCCGCTGGAGAGCCTCAAGTACCTGAAGGTGGACGAGAAGCAGGCCCAGGCCACCGCCAAGAAGGAAGAGAGCAAGGCCGCGCCGAAGACGGCCGCCAACGCCAAGAAGCACGGGGACAAGGACCCGCTGCTGGACGTGGACGTGGCCGGCATGGGTGAGGACCTGGACGACCAGCTCGACGCCGAGGCCCAGGAGGAAATCAAGGAGGACTTCGAGGTCCAGTTCGCCCGCGACTTCGTGCTGCGCGCTCCGGCCACCACGCGCAAGGAGCAGCTCAAGCAGGGCAAGGCGTTCATCGACCAGAAGCGCGCCGAGGAGGAGTCCCGCATCAACGCCGCCATCGCCGCGCTGGGCGTGGACTGGAGCGCGGGTCCCACGCCGAAGAACGTGCAGATGGCCGTGTCGCTGACGCCGGGCCCGGACGCGAAGATTCTGGCGGGCGAGGTGATGGAGATGGCGCTGACCGCGGAGAACCGTGGCACCGAGCCGCTCAAGCGCGTGCGCGCCTGGACGGAGAGCGACAACGCCTTCCTGGACCGCCGCGAGTTCCTGTTCGGCGCGCTGGCGCCGGGTGAGAAGAAGACGTGGAAGGTGAAGGTGCGCCTGCCCAAGGACCTCACCAGCCGCCGCGACGACGTGACGGTGCGCTTCTTCGATGACCACGGCGCCCTGCCTGAGACGCGGGTGGCCGAGCTCAACTTCGTGGAGCTGCCCCGCCCCGCCTTCGCCTTCAACTGGCAGGTCATCGACGACTGCGCCACCTGCAACGGCGACGGCACCGTGCAGCGTGGGGAGACTGTCTCCGTGCTGCTGGACGTGACGAACGCGGGCACCGGCACGGCGCTCGACTCCTTCACGCAGATCAAGAATGGCGGCGACGCCAACATCTTCATCGAGAAGGGCCGCTTCAAACTGGGCGAGCTGAAGCCCGGTGAGACGAAGACGGCGCGCTTCCAACTGGAGGTGAAGAAGGGCTTCAAGGGCAACACCTTCCCGCTGAAGCTGGCCATCATCGACGAGCCGCTCGAGGAGTTCGTGATGGAGAAGCTGGAGCTCCCCGTCACCGACGCCGCGATCGCCACGATGGAGCCGAAGAAGGGCTTCGTCCGCGTGGGCGACAAGGTGGACCTGTATGGCGCTCCCGCGCAGGGCGCGCGCGCAGTGGCGAAGCTGAGCGGGACGACGGTGCTGCCCGCCGAGGCGGTCACCAAGGGCTACTACCGCGTGGAGCTGGAGAAGGACCGCTTCGCCTTCGTGCGCAGCCAGGACGCGAAGGAGCTGAAGACGGGCAAGGCCACCGCGCCGAAGGTCACGCTGGTCACCAACCACCGGCCGCCCGACATCCGCCTGGACGTGGATCCGGCCGCTGGCGGCCTGGTGGCCAACGGGGACAAGTTCACGCTCTCCGGCGTGGTGACGGACCCCCACGGGCTCCTGGACGTCTACGTGCTGGTGAACGACCAGAAGGTCTACTTCAAGGGCGTGGACCCCAAGGGCTCCGAGCCGAACACGCTGAAGTTCTCCACGGAGTTCGCGCTGAAGGAGGGCAACAACAACGTGCTGGTGGTGGCGCGCGAGGACAATGACTTTGCCAGCCGCCGCACGCTGGTCATCCGCCGCCGCCCGGCCGAGGTCGCCCAGAAGATGGCGTCCCCCACCGGGAGCCCCTCCAGCAAGCCGCAGCCGCAGTAG
- the alaS gene encoding alanine--tRNA ligase — protein MPSALTASEIREAFLKFFEERGHRRVASSSLVPANDPTLMFTNAGMVQFKDVFTGRETRDYRRATTSQKCVRAGGKHNDLDNVGFTARHHTFFEMLGNFSFGDYFKADAIAYGWEFVTRTLGLSTDRLAVTVFNGEGGTPWDEEAYELWKKQGVPAERLYKLGLKDNFWAMGDTGPCGPCSEIHYHQGDDIPCVEEAEGKKCQGVACDCDRWLEIWNLVFMQFERKEKDGPLIPLPKPSIDTGAGLERIASVVQGKRSNYETDLFQNILATVSGLCGKPYSQESGASQRVVADHSRAAAFLISDGVQPSNEGRGYVLRRIMRRAIRHGTQQLGLEDVFFFKVVDRVIELMGDAYPELRESRTFVLEVCRHEETSFRQTLSRGLKLIEEELSELQKAGGKQLSGDVVFLLHGTYGFPWDLTQIIARERGLDVDLVRFEERLKEEADKNKFAGSGDKATGEIYLKLAERLGTTEFLGYEGEGHEGEGSIRAIVKDGAEVTQATQGDTVELVLDRTPFYGESGGQMGDTGRIVGHGGKAVAKVTDAQRPVPGLVVHSVEVSEGTFKVGDMVQAGVDSERRKSIRANHSATHLLHKALKLVLGEHVKQAGSVVAPDYLRFDFAHFSPATSAQLEQVEDLVNNWIRDNAGAETRVMSLEDAKKSGAVAMFGEKYGETVRVVTVHPESTELCGGTHVRRSGDIGLFKIASESGVASGVRRIVALTGIGALQYVREQEHELRKVAELFKSSPKEVSKRVEATQKRVKELERKVEEVAVKAQTASSKDLLEQARDVNGMKVLATQVDAADDNVLRGMADQLRDRIRSGVVAIGGEKDGRAIILVAATKDVVAKGINAGALVREMAKEVGGKGGGKAEMAQAGGPDASKLPAALEKLYELVKGMGTA, from the coding sequence ATGCCTTCCGCCCTGACCGCCTCCGAGATCCGCGAGGCGTTCCTCAAGTTCTTCGAGGAGCGCGGCCACCGCCGTGTGGCGTCCTCCTCCCTGGTGCCCGCCAACGACCCGACGCTGATGTTCACCAACGCGGGCATGGTGCAGTTCAAGGACGTCTTCACCGGCCGTGAGACGCGCGACTACCGCCGCGCCACCACGTCGCAGAAGTGCGTGCGCGCCGGCGGCAAGCACAACGACCTCGACAACGTCGGCTTCACCGCCCGGCACCACACGTTCTTCGAGATGCTCGGGAACTTCTCCTTCGGCGACTACTTCAAGGCCGACGCCATCGCGTATGGCTGGGAGTTCGTCACCCGGACGCTCGGCCTGTCCACCGACCGGCTCGCCGTCACCGTGTTCAACGGCGAGGGCGGCACCCCCTGGGACGAAGAGGCCTACGAGCTGTGGAAGAAGCAGGGCGTCCCCGCCGAGCGCCTCTACAAGCTCGGCCTCAAGGACAACTTCTGGGCCATGGGCGACACCGGCCCCTGCGGCCCCTGCTCCGAAATCCACTACCACCAGGGCGACGACATCCCCTGTGTCGAAGAGGCCGAGGGCAAGAAGTGTCAGGGCGTCGCCTGTGACTGCGACCGGTGGCTCGAAATCTGGAACCTCGTGTTCATGCAGTTCGAGCGCAAGGAGAAGGACGGACCCCTCATCCCCCTGCCGAAGCCGTCCATCGACACCGGCGCGGGCCTGGAGCGCATCGCCTCCGTCGTCCAGGGCAAGCGGTCCAACTACGAGACCGACCTCTTCCAGAACATCCTCGCCACCGTCAGCGGGCTGTGCGGCAAGCCCTACTCGCAGGAGTCCGGCGCGTCCCAGCGCGTGGTCGCGGACCACAGCCGCGCGGCGGCGTTCCTCATCTCGGACGGCGTCCAGCCCTCCAACGAGGGCCGCGGCTACGTCCTGCGCCGCATCATGCGCCGCGCCATCCGGCACGGCACCCAGCAGTTGGGCCTGGAGGACGTCTTCTTCTTCAAGGTCGTCGACCGCGTCATCGAGCTGATGGGCGACGCCTACCCCGAGCTCCGGGAGAGCCGCACCTTCGTCCTGGAGGTCTGCCGGCACGAGGAGACGAGCTTCCGCCAGACGCTCAGCCGCGGCCTCAAGCTCATCGAGGAGGAGCTGTCCGAGCTGCAGAAGGCCGGCGGCAAGCAGCTCTCCGGCGACGTCGTCTTCCTGCTCCACGGCACCTACGGCTTCCCGTGGGACCTTACGCAAATCATCGCCCGGGAGCGCGGACTCGACGTGGACCTGGTCCGCTTCGAGGAGCGCCTCAAGGAAGAGGCGGACAAGAACAAGTTCGCGGGCTCTGGCGACAAGGCCACGGGCGAGATCTACCTGAAGCTGGCGGAGCGGCTCGGGACGACGGAGTTCCTCGGCTATGAGGGCGAGGGACACGAAGGCGAGGGCAGCATCCGGGCCATCGTCAAGGATGGCGCCGAAGTCACGCAAGCCACGCAAGGCGACACGGTGGAGCTGGTCCTGGACCGCACGCCCTTCTACGGCGAGTCCGGCGGCCAGATGGGCGACACCGGCCGCATCGTCGGCCACGGTGGCAAGGCGGTGGCGAAGGTCACCGACGCGCAGCGCCCCGTGCCGGGCCTCGTGGTTCACTCGGTCGAAGTCTCCGAGGGCACCTTCAAGGTCGGCGACATGGTCCAGGCCGGCGTGGACTCGGAGCGCCGCAAGTCCATCCGTGCGAACCACTCCGCGACGCACCTGCTCCACAAGGCGCTCAAGCTCGTGCTCGGTGAGCACGTGAAGCAGGCGGGTTCCGTCGTCGCGCCGGACTACCTGCGCTTCGACTTCGCGCACTTCTCGCCCGCCACGTCCGCGCAGCTCGAGCAGGTCGAGGACCTGGTCAACAACTGGATTCGCGACAACGCGGGGGCCGAGACGCGCGTCATGAGCCTGGAGGACGCGAAGAAGTCCGGCGCCGTCGCCATGTTCGGCGAGAAGTACGGCGAGACGGTTCGCGTCGTTACCGTACACCCCGAGTCCACCGAGCTGTGCGGCGGCACCCACGTGCGCCGCAGCGGTGACATCGGCCTGTTCAAGATTGCCAGCGAGAGCGGCGTGGCGTCCGGCGTGCGCCGCATCGTCGCGCTGACGGGCATCGGCGCGCTCCAGTACGTCCGCGAACAGGAGCACGAGCTGCGCAAGGTGGCCGAGCTGTTCAAGTCGAGCCCGAAGGAAGTCTCCAAGCGCGTCGAGGCGACCCAGAAGCGCGTGAAGGAGCTGGAGCGCAAGGTCGAAGAAGTGGCCGTCAAGGCGCAGACGGCCAGCAGCAAGGACCTGCTGGAGCAGGCTCGCGACGTGAATGGCATGAAGGTCCTGGCCACCCAGGTGGACGCGGCGGACGACAACGTCCTGCGCGGCATGGCGGACCAGCTTCGTGACCGCATCCGCTCGGGCGTGGTCGCCATCGGCGGCGAGAAGGACGGCCGAGCCATCATCCTGGTCGCGGCCACCAAGGACGTCGTGGCCAAGGGCATCAACGCCGGCGCGCTGGTGCGCGAGATGGCCAAGGAAGTCGGCGGCAAGGGCGGCGGCAAGGCGGAGATGGCTCAGGCCGGCGGCCCGGATGCCTCGAAGCTCCCCGCGGCACTGGAGAAGCTGTACGAACTCGTGAAGGGCATGGGCACCGCGTGA
- a CDS encoding glycerophosphodiester phosphodiesterase — protein sequence MLLLAHRGASADAPENTLEAFAEAVRQGADGVELDAMLCGSGEVVVCHDERLERLARLPWEVRLTPWWKLQRADVGSPLGFAPARIPLLEEVLEALPPQFLVNIELKCERADDGGLAEQVARLVRRRGLAGRVVISSFNPLCLFRLAAAAPELRRGLLIDPDKSWAMQAYGVSPLVSSHSVHPFHEACTPERVAAWRAAGMSVAAWTVDDPQRAHVLERMGVSYLITNRPGVVRQALHPAA from the coding sequence ATGCTCCTGCTTGCCCACCGTGGCGCCAGCGCCGATGCCCCCGAGAACACCCTGGAAGCCTTCGCCGAGGCGGTCCGCCAAGGCGCGGATGGTGTGGAACTGGACGCGATGCTCTGTGGCTCGGGCGAGGTCGTCGTCTGTCACGACGAGCGCCTGGAGCGCCTCGCGCGGCTGCCGTGGGAGGTTCGCCTCACCCCGTGGTGGAAGCTCCAGCGGGCGGACGTCGGCTCGCCGCTGGGCTTCGCCCCCGCCCGAATCCCGCTGCTGGAAGAGGTGCTGGAGGCCCTGCCACCTCAGTTCCTGGTCAACATCGAGCTCAAGTGCGAGCGCGCCGACGACGGAGGCCTGGCGGAGCAGGTGGCGCGGCTGGTGCGTCGGCGCGGGCTGGCGGGCCGGGTCGTCATCTCCAGCTTCAACCCGCTGTGTCTCTTCCGCCTGGCGGCCGCGGCGCCGGAGCTGCGCCGGGGGCTGCTCATCGACCCGGACAAGTCCTGGGCCATGCAGGCCTACGGGGTGAGCCCGCTCGTGTCGTCACACTCGGTCCACCCCTTCCACGAGGCCTGCACCCCGGAGCGGGTGGCCGCATGGCGCGCGGCCGGGATGAGCGTGGCGGCGTGGACGGTGGATGACCCCCAGCGCGCCCATGTCCTGGAGCGGATGGGGGTCAGCTACCTCATCACCAACCGGCCGGGGGTGGTCCGTCAGGCCCTGCACCCCGCCGCGTAG